One Eublepharis macularius isolate TG4126 chromosome 6, MPM_Emac_v1.0, whole genome shotgun sequence DNA segment encodes these proteins:
- the LOC129332939 gene encoding pulmonary surfactant-associated protein A-like, which produces MRLLRRLLCAVVVVAVIPLPCYGEDKCAGSPGIPGTPGANGLPGRDGRDGMKGDQGPPGPMGPPNGLPGAPGRDGLPGPEGERGEPGVKGDRGEPGPQGRPASLDPEVQEVLSYLLKKILHLEGVLALEGMVTKVGNKILATNGKEVDFETTRQTCQNSGGSVATPMNEAENEAILGIVQEKNRYAYLGMKEGPVPGEFLYSDGSPVNYTNWRRYEPNGKGTENCVEINTDGGWNDKKCNQYRLTICEF; this is translated from the exons ATGAGGCTGTTGCGCAGGTTGCTTTGTGCTGTGGTAGTGGTGGCTGTGATTCCCCTGCCATGTTATGGAGAAGACAAGTGTGCAGGAAGTCCTGGGATCCCAGGGACCCCAGGAGCGAATGGATTGCCTGGAAGGGATGGAAGGGATGGTATGAAAGGAGACCAAGGGCCACCAG GACCTATGGGGCCCCCTAATGGCTTGCCAGGTGCTCCCGGAAGAGATGGGCTTCCTGGTccagaaggggaaaggggggaaccagGAGTGAAGGGAGACCGAGGAGAACCTGGACCACAag GCCGTCCTGCTTCTCTTGACCCTGAAGTGCAAGAAGTCCTCAGCTATCTGTTGAAAAAAATTCTGCATCTTGAAGGAG TTCTTGCTTTGGAAGGAATGGTAACTAAAGTGGGAAACAAAATACTTGCTACCAATGGGAAGGAAGTGGATTTTGAAACTACACGCCAAACATGTCAAAATTCTGGTGGTTCAGTTGCAACCCCCATGAATGAAGCAGAGAATGAAGCTATTCTGGGAATTGTGCAAGAGAAGAATCGATATGCCTATCTGGGAATGAAGGAGGGCCCTGTTCCTGGGGAATTCCTTTATTCGGACGGGTCACCGGTGAACTATACAAACTGGCGTCGATATGAACCAAATGGCAAAGGAACAGAAAACTGTGTAGAGATAAACACTGACGGAGGGTGGAATGACAAAAAGTGCAACCAGTATCGTCTCACCATTTGTGAATTCTGA